AAAACCTGTTACATATGAAAAAGACTTGGCAGCAGTTGTAAGATCCATGAAGCTGGGGAATTAGGATTATCCCTTCTCTCACATAAAAGTAGGAGTGATTGAGGAACTGTGTCACATAATTGATGGACACCAACTTGGAGACAAAtgctggaggggtgggggagtgattgataatgttataaaaatattctgtacCTAACCACAGCACAATCGTTATATTCCTTTCTGAAAAGCTTCATGATCAGAGAATCCATGATTGAGACAGTTACATCTTATGGGAAAAACAGCACTGAGTACTGAGGTTATTAATGAATCcagaaaaacctagaagaatattcaattttacttaaaaaaggCAGCACTAAATAAagagaatataaattattatatatcttAAGTTAGTGATAATGGCCTCTCAATAATGTCAATTTATTGATTGCTAGGAACTTCAGGATTTCTACTCtagaatgtaaatttattttaatgttcgcaattttcttgtaatttagtttaacatttttataaattcattttgcaTTAAATTTTGGGACGAAAGGAGCGACAGTACAAACTATAATAAAGGATGTTGTCAGACTTTCATTTGTTATGGCAGGAAGAGAGTCAGAGACCCATAATACCTTAGGAGACAAATGATGACTACCCCTCAATTCCATTGTATAGCTTGGAGTGACTCTTAATTTTAGGTGACTCACTGTTCACCAGGCACTAGTCTAACCAAACCTTTTCACAACCTGTCACACCTTtgtactttctttctctttccatattCCGGCATAATTAAAAGAGGAATTAATTCTTGCTGCTCTTACTTTTCACTACTTGTTTACGTCTGTGTAGTGAGTGGTTGATCCTGGCCCGTGAGTAAGCATCGAGACAGTATTCCTTGTCTTTTAAAACATCTTCGTTCCTCATTAAGCCTgattttatcattcattcatttttcaacaaatattaaatatctaGTATTTTTTCAGTACTGTGCTAGGTACTAGTTATCCAGTGATGTATAAACCTGAAACCATCCCTTTCCTTGTGGAGTGTATAtcctagatgaggaaacagacagtaACTCCTTCCTTAACACTCCCTGTGttccttactttatttttttttccatagcatttatcaacatgtaagactttattttttgtttgatttcatCCACAGAACGTTGGTTACATGAGGACAAACAAGAATTTCTGTATGTTTTGCTAAAGGAATATTTTTTGGTTGAGAAGTGAGAAAGGCACGTTTAATTCGTCACCACGTCCCCTTGATTCTGCTTCTTCAGCCTGTCTCTAAATAAGCCCACTGCCGCTTCCTTTTAGTTCAAgccctttttatttttacctgGTCTATTAAAGTAGCTTTCCCTGCCTCTGTAGTACCTTTCCCCTCCAGATTGCTGCCAGTAATCTTTGTAAAATTGAAGTctgaatttcttcagtgatctgctGTCTTTTAAAGGTAAATCAGACTCCTTCGCTTTTCATTGTCGGGTTCCTTCCTATCtgtccagcttttttttttttctctgccactCCTTGCTCTCCATCTCAAACTTTATGCTGCAGTAGTATCAGTATATTGCACTTCTTCAAGCTTCTCTGCTCAGTGTGGTGGCTGGACCAGAGGCTTCCCCTTAACTTGGAAGctatttagaaatgcaaattttaggCTCCACCCCGAAGCCTACTAAATAAGAACCCTGGGAGCGGAGCTAAGCAAGCTAAACAAGACTTCCCAGTAATCCTGATGTACCTTAAATTTGAGAATCACTactttagtcctttttttttttaaagttcatttcctTAACAAGCTCAGCCATTAATTACCATGCTTTCAATatcattttcatttgtataaCTCTTAATTTACATCATTGACCCTGGTATCTGTGTCAGTCCTGCTTTTTAAATTGTGTATTGGACATCTTTCCTGGATATCCTTCCTGTACTTCAGACTCTGTAGGTTCTAAACAAAATTCATTACCCATCTATTAAGATGTTTTATATACTGCGTTTCCTATTTCCTCCTTCAAAGGATTCCTCCTTGCAGCTTTGAATCCTAGATTATGCAgtattttctctttggtttctattttgtcttgctttagagaaacaaaggaaaagattttttaataactCTACTGACCAGAATAGGGTCAGGATTTTCCAGGCAATAGATTACTGTTGTTTATAGACCAtctgttaaaatgtatttttttaatgtatttttatcttattcttctttgctttttccttcccaccttttttccctcctcaattgtctttttctctctcattttaagAACTTAGAGACCATTTACTTTGAATCTTGACCTCAGCTGCCCACGTTCTACCGTAAAGCTGGAGGCATCCTTGACCCTGGGCTAATAGAGTGACAACTTGTACCAAAAGTGACAACTGGTACCAAAGATTGTAGTCAGGCAACATTTCATCTATCTCGGTACAGTTTCtgcagtaggttctcaataaatttttttttaatgagtaagtGAGTAAGTTAGGCAAGTCTCAAAGCACTGGACAGATCTCCAAGGTcaaaaaaccacagtgaaattgTGGCTGGATACATAAGGAACCTCAAAGATTTGAGCAGTAAGAAGTGAGAAATTTTGacactcaaatatttattcagtgaataaatgaaagattttaaagaaaagaatagccATTGTAACAGATGGTGAGGTATTTCCTTCTCTGAGAGAAGAGGgataaatttagattttatttcagtGTGAACtttcaagtttaattttaaaaatttatgtgtgCTTCCCCATAAGCACAGtttgatatacatttttaataattttcgtGTCGATTTATGTAACAGTTACATTTTAATGGTTTGACTATATATCTTGGGCTATAACTTTTAACTGTtattatagttctatttttgttggATAGGAGAGACagtaatgtatgtgtgtgtatatatatctgttaAATTGCACATCTGAATTACCTTACATATGAGAaatttttatatgtgaaatcataTATCTATTCTCATAATTTGAGCTATTCTCTcataaaaaatacattcttaaattatagtaataaaaaaaactttctttttaacatgCACACAGGAAACCTCGGCCTGTCTCCCAGTTGGTTGCACAGCAGGTTACTCAGCAGTTTGTGCCCCCTACACagtcaaagaaagagaaaaaagataaagtagaaaaagaaaaaagtgaaaaggaaacaaCTAGCAAAAAGAACAGTCATAAGAAAACCAGGTAAATTTAGAGTGTTTTAATGGCACTTTTGAAgtaataaaattaaccatttaatattgtcttttaacatcaatatataaagtatataaagtagaaataaaagatttCATCTCTTTTACTATATCATGAAAGTGTTTTTCTTAGTTGAAggtatattagaaattaaacacAGAGGCCACAAATACAAGTTTAAGTGTGAGGacactttctgttttttgtttttgttttactagaTTACAAGACATTTgtgtttgaaatgtttctttttcactCATAAAGCCAGGAGTGATGTTCACAATACTGAACAGATATTTGCATGAGCTttaaccagtcagaatggtcatggGTCCAGGCAGAACAGACAGTCATGACGCCCTTATCATAAGTGCACATCAGTGGAGTAACAGCCCTGCATATAACTCAACCTTAGCTGTTGTCAGCTTCCTCTGTGATTCAGCTATGTCACTGCTGttctaaaacatttattttagtaaaattgaTAAGCTGTCTGCAAAATTATGATAAAGCTGTAAAAGCACATTTAAGAGAACATTACTCCCAGAGTTTTTTGTCATGTTGAGGAAGATTCAGGAATGATTGGCTTGATTAATGTTAATGATTTcaaacatttaattatatttttgtggCTAGTTACACATGAATATAGAGCTTTAAAGATAGatgtatttgttttgttatttttacctAATTTAATATGCATTACATGCTCAGAAAGTTGGTAGAGAGAAAagctagtttaaaattttatcatcttTTGTGTTTAGGCCAAGATTGAAAAATGTGGATCGGAGTAGTGCTCAACATTTGGAAGTTACCGTTGGAGATCTGACAGTCATTATTACAGACTTTAAGGAGAAAACGAAGTCACCGCCCGCATCTAGTGCTGCTTCTGCAGATCAACACAGTCAGAGTGGCTCCAGCTCTGATAACACAGAGAGGGGAATGTCCAGGTCATCTTCACCCAGAGGAGAAGCCTCATCATTGAACGGAGAATCtcattaaagtttattttctccaATTTCCTAGTCACTTCTGTCATACCATGCAAATACACAGATTATGCCAAGAAGTACCACATTTTCATGACAAACATATTCACGCACAATCCATAATTTgcattttacataaaatagaaatttgtTAGATTTTATTGCAATCTATGCCTACCAAACATTTCCAGACTTAACATTTTGGTCTCCACAGTTAAAGGTGCCATGAAAATGTGGTTGAATTACTCATTATGCAGTGTTATTGGTAAGTCTATTTTCACTTTTAGTTTAGTGAATTCTAACACATAATTCTTGAATTCTCTACTATTGGCATGTAacgaatttaaatttttataacataGTGCAAGCTGCctaaatatgtattatttgaGAATTGTGAAACAAATAGTTATATGTATACAAGTCAAAAATCAATTTAATCAACTGTTGCTACAACAGAATTTTCTTAATGGTTATCCTCTTAAATACACCTGCTGGTACTTGGTGTGGTTAAATAGGAAGATTGTTATTAAATAAAGAATTTGTATGAACCATTGCCAATGTTTTTGACACATTTTACTAAATTATTGTTCCTGAATTATGTTTTAGGTTTTATCTGTTTTTGGGGGGAATTTTTGCTTATCTTTCAAAACATTCATTTATTGTAATGTTTACTAGCAGACTAGTAAACAATAAAACATTGATTACTTGGCTTTATAATTCAGATTTATTGCTATTGTCATTGAACACTGGTATTTTCTGTATTATATAGAACATTAAAATTCAAGTAATTATAAGCATTTggcaaaaacagaagagaagaaacctgtcatattttaaaagctgCAGTTTTGGAAAAGCTTTAACTTAATAGTTTTATCACTGTTTCCTTGCCCCAGACTTATCCAGGGTCATAGAAGTGTGAATCTAATTAATACAGAAATGGGAACTGTTGCACAGAACTGAGAAATAACTAATCTTTAATCAGTTTAATTGGCCTCTTATTAAATATAAcaattcttataaaaattatagTACCCTATTTTCAGAAACAATTGCCAGTTTATGCATTTATCAAtatcctaaaatttaaaaagcatttacagCCCCACTTACTATTATGTAAATttaccaataaaatatttttatgactacagattttgcatttttgtttacaactaataaaagtgttttttgttgtttctaaaAATCCAACTAAGAAACCACACAGTACTTAAATTCTAGGGTCTCCTGCTTTCTGTTAGCCATTTGTTTAGTATGTATTCATCTATAGGAGACTTTTGAACTATAAATGAACTTTAAATTATAACTTGGATACAGAATATCACATAAAAACATCATGATAGcatttgaagaaagaaataaaactgtagacCCTGACAGTTGTGATATTTGGTGGTTTCATGTGGTAatgtaattttctgtttaattgCAGTACTTTTTACAGGCACAATGGTACTGTCTTTTTTGTAAGATGCAAGTTGTGAAATACAGTTAATTGCATACAGTAAAAGTCTGtgattaaaacatttatataccTCATTCTTTAGtgttgttaaatgaaagaattttatttgtttttaagatacTTTCAGTGGAACCCCAAATGACTGGTATgttcttttaaaacatgaaaatttttttctcttattttattctttttcacatgttccaaatgttttatatatatacatatatattcatttttagacATAGTAAAAACTACAAGTACTAACTGTAATagggaaaatattctaatttttaagtcAAAATTACTCTTTGGAGGTACTGGGTCTTATGATGATGATCAAATActttctggatatattttaaatggactGCAAGAGAGAAAAATCTGACAGAAGATGGGATTTTACCTGAACGGGGCATAGTCATCTTTCTAAATAGTAGGGAGACAGTTAGCATGGAATTTGAGAATGCTAACTGATGGCTGGTATCTGAATCTCTGTTGTAGAACCTAAGTGAGCTTGAGTAAGTCATTCAAGGTCATTTCCCGTCTATTAAACAGGGATAATGGTAATCATATCtaactcatagggttgttgggaggattaaatgtcAATCCATACAAAATTCTTAACAACTACCTGACACGTACtctgtgctcagtaaatgtgagcCTTTACTATCTTTATAGGTAAAATCCCATTACAGagacataattttttttgtaaCAAAAATTGTTTCCATGCCTTTTGGGCAAAAGGAATTGTGTTCTGTAGGTTAAACTGAATTTTTTACATCAGATGTTTGCTCTGATCCCAGACCAGCTGTCTTTCTATAATTAAAGAACCTGATGGTATGCATTATGAGACAGGAGAAATAAGCTGAGTTGTCTGCTTTGatagtttgttttcctttcattaatCACAGTTATCTTTTGCTGTCTTCATTTCACCCTACCTCAAATACACTTCCAAACCAGGAAACAGACTCAAATTCCATAAATACACCTAATGTTAAAATATGCAAAAAGGTTCAGAGCCTGGGCTTAGGGTATATTTTTAGCTCTGGTTCATCAACTTACCCTATGGTTTTAATAGTGGGTTATTTTAGCCAAATTCTATACAAAAAGAGCATTTGGATGTTTTTCAGAGTTTATTAGCTTATTTTGATATAAGTAAGAGTGAAGATATAATTTGAGGCATACAAGAATACATATTCTTAAACCTTTTATATTACACAGAAATAGTTGACAATAacttaaaggttttatttttattaaatgctttcctAAAATTATAGTGATGACTGTAGACAaagtgaaaacattaaaaaaggaagaaaaaccttTGCTTTTCTAAGTTGATAACATTTATTACCCTTCTTTTAGAAAGAAGTTCTTATTGCCTGAAAAGAATATAGCTTATTCATATTATATACATTCATGCTGAGTGGTCTAGAAGTTTTAGTTTCCACTgaaacccttattttacttattttcttggtCTGCCACTTATCTCTTTTCTGGAATCTTGAAGACCTGAAGTACGAACTGGGCCATTGATAGAAATTTCTGTACTGTACTTCGAAAATTAAGTGCAAACAGAAGAGTGAATGTGTGTGTAAGAAGGGTAATCATAAAGTAATACTTCGACTTACTAGCACTGGCTCCCCTCTTCAACCACAGGCACCTTCAGGTGTCTGGAACAACTGAAATGTAGAAAAACTGAAATGTAGAAAAGTCATCAGTGACAAAAATAGCTGAGTAGACTCAAGAGACAGTGAAGATTGCAGAATACAGGATGTGACTGATCATT
The Globicephala melas chromosome 10, mGloMel1.2, whole genome shotgun sequence genome window above contains:
- the YAF2 gene encoding YY1-associated factor 2 isoform X2, which translates into the protein MWDLPGPGHEPVSPALAGGLSTTAPRGKPSFFFFLRKPRPVSQLVAQQVTQQFVPPTQSKKEKKDKVEKEKSEKETTSKKNSHKKTRPRLKNVDRSSAQHLEVTVGDLTVIITDFKEKTKSPPASSAASADQHSQSGSSSDNTERGMSRSSSPRGEASSLNGESH
- the YAF2 gene encoding YY1-associated factor 2 isoform X4, which produces MGDKKSPTRPKRQPKPSSDEGYWDCSVCTFRNSAEAFKCMMCDVRKGTSTRKPRPVSQLVAQQVTQQFVPPTQSKKEKKDKVEKEKSEKETTSKKNSHKKTRPRLKNVDRSSAQHLEVTVGDLTVIITDFKEKTKSPPASSAASADQHSQSGSSSDNTERGMSRSSSPRGEASSLNGESH
- the YAF2 gene encoding YY1-associated factor 2 isoform X1 — encoded protein: MGDKKSPTRPKRQPKPSSDEGYWDCSVCTFRNSAEAFKCMMCDVRKGTSTRSTFFEVIVNASRTKGPLKFPISGRKPRPVSQLVAQQVTQQFVPPTQSKKEKKDKVEKEKSEKETTSKKNSHKKTRPRLKNVDRSSAQHLEVTVGDLTVIITDFKEKTKSPPASSAASADQHSQSGSSSDNTERGMSRSSSPRGEASSLNGESH
- the YAF2 gene encoding YY1-associated factor 2 isoform X3, producing MCGRAPPPEKKKLDHLPVTGVLLLGNLHRSTFFEVIVNASRTKGPLKFPISGRKPRPVSQLVAQQVTQQFVPPTQSKKEKKDKVEKEKSEKETTSKKNSHKKTRPRLKNVDRSSAQHLEVTVGDLTVIITDFKEKTKSPPASSAASADQHSQSGSSSDNTERGMSRSSSPRGEASSLNGESH